From Cryptomeria japonica unplaced genomic scaffold, Sugi_1.0 HiC_scaffold_87, whole genome shotgun sequence, the proteins below share one genomic window:
- the LOC131055985 gene encoding pathogenesis-related thaumatin-like protein 3.7, with protein MAMVSDLALVLVAGLAISLHMQQAWAVKFDIRNQCGYTVWAAGLPGGGQQLDQGQTWTVDVPAGTKAARFWGRTGCSFDASGRGTCQTGDCNGQLSCQVSGGVPTTLVEYTLNGDGNQDFYDVSLVDGFNVPLSINPTNGQCTAPACKADVNAACPAELKVNGGCNSACTVFQTDQYCCRGSYVKNCPATNYSMMFKNQCPQAYSYAKDDSSSTFTCPSGTTDYSIVFCP; from the exons ATGGCGATGGTATCAGATCTTGCGCTTGTTCTTGTGGCTGGACTGGCCATATCTTTACATATGCAAC AGGCGTGGGCAGTTAAGTTTGATATACGAAACCAGTGCGGGTACACAGTTTGGGCGGCAGGACTACCAGGAGGAGGGCAGCAGCTTGACCAAGGTCAGACATGGACCGTCGATGTGCCGGCAGGGACAAAGGCGGCAAGATTCTGGGGCCGAACTGGCTGTTCTTTCGATGCGAGCGGCCGAGGAACCTGTCAAACTGGTGACTGCAACGGCCAACTGAGCTGCCAAGTCTCGGGGGGCGTTCCGACCACGCTGGTCGAGTACACCCTAAATGGAGATGGCAACCAGGACTTCTACGATGTCTCCCTGGTTGACGGCTTCAACGTTCCTCTCTCCATCAATCCTACAAATGGACAGTGCACTGCCCCTGCATGCAAAGCCGACGTGAATGCTGCTTGCCCTGCTGAATTGAAGGTGAATGGTGGATGCAATAGTGCCTGTACTGTCTTTCAAACTGACCAGTATTGCTGCAGAGGTTCCTATGTCAAGAACTGCCCCGCCACAAACTACTCGATGATGTTCAAGAACCAGTGCCCACAGGCATACAGTTATGCTAAGGACGATTCTTCCAGCACTTTCACCTGCCCCTCTGGTACCACCGACTATAGTATTGTATTCTGTCCCTAG
- the LOC131056022 gene encoding pathogenesis-related thaumatin-like protein 3.7 codes for MATVSDLVLILVAGLAIYLQMQEAAAVKFEITNQCRYTVWAAGLPGGGQQLDQGKIWTVDVPAGTKGARFWGRTGCSFDASDRGTCQTGDCNGQLSCQVSGGIPTTLAEYTLNGDGNKDFYDVSLVDEFNGPLSINPTNGQCTAPACKADVNAVCPAELKVNGGCNSACTVFQTDQYCYRGAYVDNCPATNYSMIFKNQCPQAYSYAKDDTSSTFTCPSGTTDYSIVFCP; via the exons ATGGCAACAGTATCAGATCTTGTGCTTATTCTTGTGGCTGGACTGGCTATATATCTTCAGATGCAAG AGGCGGCAGCAGTTAAGTTTGAGATAACGAACCAGTGCAGGTACACGGTTTGGGCGGCAGGATTACCCGGCGGAGGGCAGCAGCTCGACCAGGGTAAGATATGGACCGTCGATGTGCCGGCAGGGACAAAGGGAGCAAGATTCTGGGGCCGAACCGGCTGCTCTTTTGATGCGAGCGACCGAGGAACCTGTCAAACCGGTGACTGCAACGGCCAATTGAGCTGCCAGGTCTCGGGAGGCATTCCCACCACGCTGGCTGAGTACACCCTCAATGGAGATGGCAACAAGGACTTCTACGACGTCTCCCTGGTGGACGAATTCAACGGTCCTCTCTCCATCAATCCTACAAACGGACAGTGCACTGCCCCTGCATGCAAAGCCGACGTCAATGCTGTTTGCCCTGCTGAGTTGAAGGTGAATGGCGGATGCAATAGTGCCTGCACTGTCTTTCAAACTGACCAGTATTGCTACAGAGGTGCCTATGTCGACAACTGCCCTGCCACAAACTACTCGATGATCTTCAAGAACCAGTGCCCTCAGGCCTACAGTTATGCCAAGGATGATACTTCCAGCACTTTCACCTGCCCTTCTGGAACCACTGACTACAGTATTGTATTCTGTCCCTAA
- the LOC131056021 gene encoding pathogenesis-related thaumatin-like protein 3.7 → MATVSDLVLILVAGLAIYLQMQEAAAVKFEITNQCRYTVWAAGLPGGGQQLDQGKTWTVDVPAGTKGARFWGRTGCSFDASDRGTCQTGDCNGQLSCQVSGGIPTTLAEYTLNGDGNKDFYDVSLVDEFNGPLSINPTNGQCTAPACKADVNAVCPAELKVNGGCNSACTVFQTDQYCYRGAYVDNCPATNYSMIFKNQCPQAYSYAKDDTSSTFTCPSGTTDYSIVFCP, encoded by the exons ATGGCAACAGTATCAGATCTTGTGCTTATTCTTGTGGCTGGACTGGCTATATATCTTCAGATGCAAG AGGCGGCAGCAGTTAAGTTTGAGATAACGAACCAGTGCAGGTACACGGTTTGGGCGGCAGGATTACCCGGCGGAGGGCAGCAGCTCGACCAGGGTAAGACATGGACCGTCGATGTGCCGGCAGGGACAAAGGGAGCAAGATTCTGGGGCCGAACCGGCTGCTCTTTTGATGCGAGCGACCGAGGAACCTGTCAAACCGGTGACTGCAACGGCCAATTGAGCTGCCAGGTCTCGGGAGGCATTCCCACCACGCTGGCTGAGTACACCCTCAATGGAGATGGCAACAAGGACTTCTACGACGTCTCCCTGGTGGACGAATTCAACGGTCCTCTCTCCATCAATCCTACAAACGGACAGTGCACTGCCCCTGCATGCAAAGCCGACGTCAATGCTGTTTGCCCTGCTGAGTTGAAGGTGAATGGCGGATGCAATAGTGCCTGCACTGTCTTTCAAACTGACCAGTATTGCTACAGAGGTGCCTATGTCGACAACTGCCCTGCCACAAACTACTCGATGATCTTCAAGAACCAGTGCCCTCAGGCCTACAGTTATGCCAAGGATGATACTTCCAGCACTTTCACCTGCCCTTCTGGAACCACTGACTACAGTATTGTATTCTGTCCCTAA